The following are encoded together in the Gasterosteus aculeatus chromosome 7, fGasAcu3.hap1.1, whole genome shotgun sequence genome:
- the ankrd53 gene encoding ankyrin repeat domain 53 — MEPVNKSGKRRRGRCKHWTLGHGSPPDGHMFPAVAAGSPETLEEGVDRQGQSALHLACLDGQLAAVQLLVESGRSPVDCTDLQGRQPVHVVLSPRSSPNASTCLTYLLEHGADANATTYSGATPLHLAATEGLLECAETLTRAGADVLARDSMGHTPLDAARIWCHREVARYLKSCVWQAEKKKEMQERKLVQTLYSDLVDTVKLNGLNKKTLVDEKMADWADKKGFPLLKDFSPSVSVSQYHTQCLPPHQTSPHSKRARQPWKPQSGGPLEDNAPSSSRPWTIFMGLQPEKPLREPDLRDKVTVWRGRGERPPQYATEWDGVRRSAPEVPLDLLERVLFPRAFPSRIASPRSFEPRDIAGVQHRGRPQGQSPSPWTEVAMHLAEVLEPGHY, encoded by the exons ATGGAACCCGTCAACAAATCTGGGAAACGGAGACGTGGAAGATGTAAACATTG GACACTTGGCCACGGATCTCCCCCGGACGGCCACATGTTTCCAGCTGTTGCAGCTGGGAGCCCTGAGACgctggaggaaggtgtggacagacag GGCCAGTCGGCGCTCCACTTGGCCTGCCTCGACGGCCAGCTGGCTGCGGTTCAGCTCCTGGTGGAGTCCGGGCGGAGCCCGGTCGACTGCACCGACCTGCAGGGTCGCCAGCCCGTCCACGTGGTGCTGTCGCCCCGCAGCTCACCCAACGCCTCCACCTGCCTGACGTACCTGCTGGAGCACGGGGCCGACGCCAACGC CACCACATATTCAGGGGCGACCCCGCTGCACCTGGCCGCCACCGAAGGCCTCCTGGAGTGCGCAGAGACCCTCACGCGGGCCGGCGCCGACGTGTTGGCCCGGGACAGCATGGGACACACTCCCCTGGATGCGGCCCGCATCTGGTGTCACAGGGAGGTGGCGAG GTACCTGAAAAGCTGCGTGTGGCAggctgagaagaagaaagaaatgcagGAGAGGAAGCTGGTTCAGACTTTATACAGCGACCTCGTGGATACGGTCAAACTCAATGGCCTCAACAAAAAG ACACTCGTAGACGAGAAGATGGCAGATTGGGCGGACAAAAAAGGCTTTCCTCTCCTAAAGGATTTCTCCCCCAGCGTCTCGGTGAGTCAGTACCACACCCAGTGCCTTCCACCACATCAGACCAGCCCTCATTCAAAACGTGCCAGGCAGCCATGGAAGCCGCAGTCAGGAGGTCCCCTGGAGGACaacgccccctcctcctccagaccctGGACCATCTTCATGGGCCTCCAGCCGGAGAAACCCCTCAGAGAGCCCGACCTCCGGGACAAAGTCACGGTGTGGAGGGGCCGCGGCGAGAGGCCGCCTCAGTACGCGACCGAGTGGGACGGCGTGCGTCGCTCCGCCCCCGAAGTGCCTTTGGATCTCCTGGAGAGGGTGTTGTTCCCCAGAGCCTTCCCTTCCAGGATCGCCTCGCCCCGGTCCTTTGAGCCACGGGACATAGCGGGGGTGCAGCACAGAGGACGCCCCCAAGGGCAGAGCCCCTCCCCCTGGACAGAGGTGGCCATGCACCTGGCTGAAGTACTGGAGCCGGGACACTACTGA